A region from the Trachemys scripta elegans isolate TJP31775 chromosome 22, CAS_Tse_1.0, whole genome shotgun sequence genome encodes:
- the MISP gene encoding mitotic interactor and substrate of PLK1 isoform X2, which yields MDRVTRNLIFHIPHTTPEYNTHQGSSSAELRAESSDDVFAPYSQGKAENGHDWRPGCLPEDRSELATNSLDAGRDLWTPPPDRESKLELVKSGMLYDVRAYKEERKPSKLYSDDEEELNYPLTHLDISPEKAKELEEERKEVIQSQVVRRSSTMAEKQNSTEELDSLSTGLAGRYEAKQGGSYATSFALCFDNPSPAQVRTTVDPENIDREQINFAAARQQFLTLEKTNPSLLFSPRQQVMPPKPESTQNTFEGAWHSAEAVVKMFMDYDDANAPSQREINGYDVVYKTPMAEELYAPKKAGIERDDPNGRMASLTKTSSRDDLDSGLGEMSNESSGGYVSDGSLSNEVFDTQLDFKASNQDPAKELKARNETPIEREIRLAMEREESLRKERGIQRQTSSRELVEIQTKPLLSTSLSLPSSRKVKDKGRVSFYVQREIEQETKREEDLKKEGRLLGMYDKGTQQELGERKKVFEQEGAFPAPHKTAFAKKSEDLTGTLNGKFALEQAMDGSFSPTESTTDGKRVPNHNVNLISFQADQPYSTLNTSQRTPADELLSCNQPSGRCSKLVDEDSFGARCPSSTERADSTPSPEERVRVHKESFATPFWKPKISFVSDPGTQGLLGKEKMLEPAGTQEDQYTLKKGKPQTSWLIEEEIRNALQREQELQEQRRHRLLTDSFSPATDDGSAWEKGFRSQLSSQSSAASGIADSYWVTESPVSVPASHQSGTPGSASPPNVPSPYQGYTGRHASETAHDGPTGPPRDEKKKMKLKEDRKYASIEASDDVNAEILESTRVTRHKNAMAKRWESGQFFNKENA from the exons ATGGACAGAGTCACCAGAAACCTGATCTTCCATATCCCTCACACGACTCCTGAATACAACACTCACCAAGGCAGCTCGTCTGCAGAACTGAGAGCTGAGAGCAGCGATGACGTGTTTGCTCCTTACAGCCAGGGCAAGGCTGAAAATGGCCACGACTGGAGACCCGGCTGTCTGCCAGAAGACAGATCTGAATTAGCAACAAACTCCCTGGATGCTGGAAGGGATCTCTGGACTCCACCTCCAGACAGAGAGTCCAAGCTAGAGCTCGTGAAGTCGGGGATGTTGTATGATGTCAGGGCTTATAAAGAGGAGAGGAAGCCATCCAAGCTGTACTCGGATGATGAAGAAGAGCTGAATTACCCGCTCACCCATTTGGACATCTCTCCCGAGAAAGCAAAAGAGCTcgaggaggagaggaaagaggtcATCCAAAGCCAGGTGGTGAGGAGAAGCTCCACCATGGCTGAGAAGCAGAACTCCACAGAGGAGCTGGATTCTCTAAGCACAGGCTTAGCTGGTAGGTATGAGGCTAAGCAGGGAGGAAGCTATGCCACCAGCTTTGCCCTTTGCTTTGATAACCCTTCCCCGGCTCAAGTGAGGACGACCGTCGACCCTGAAAACATAGACAGGGAGCAGATCAACTTTGCCGCTGCCCGGCAACAGTTCCTCACGCTGGAAAAGACTAACCCAAGCTTGCTCTTCAGCCCGAGGCAGCAAGTTATGCCTCCAAAGCCAGAATCAACTCAGAACACCTTTGAGGGAGCGTGGCACAGCGCTGAGGCTGTAGTAAAGATGTTTATGGACTATGACGATGCCAATGCACCCAGCCAGAGAGAGATCAACGGGTATGATGTGGTGTACAAGACACCCATGGCTGAGGAGCTGTATGCTCCCAAAAAGGCTGGCATAGAAAGGGACGATCCCAACGGGAGAATGGCCAGCTTGACCAAAACCTCTTCCAGAGATGACCTGGACTCCGGCTTGGGTGAAATGTCCAATGAGTCCAGCGGGGGTTACGTTAGCGATGGAAGCCTGTCCAATGAGGTCTTCGACACTCAGCTGGATTTCAAAGCCAGCAACCAGGATCCTGCCAAAGAGCTGAAGGCCAGGAATGAGACGCCCATAGAACGGGAAATCCGCTTGGCAATGGAGAGGGAGGAAAGCCTACGGAAAGAGAGAGGGATCCAGAGACAGACCAGCAGCCGTGAGCTGGTGGAAATCCAGACCAAGCCCCTCCTCTCCACGTCTCTCTCTTTACCTTCCTCCAGGAAAGTGAAAGACAAAGGCCGTGTTTCCTTCTACGTCCAGAGGGAGATCGAGCAGGAAACCAAGCGGGAAGAAGATCTGAAGAAGGAAGGGAGGCTACTGGGGATGTATGATAAGGGGACGCAGCAGGAACTGGGGGAGCGCAAGAAAGTGTTTGAGCAGGAGGGTGCCTTCCCGGCCCCACACAAAACAGCGTTTGCAAAGAAATCAGAGGACCTAACGGGGACCCTGAATGGCAAATTTGCACTAGAGCAAGCCATGGATGGCAGCTTCAGCCCCACGGAGAGCACCACAGATGGAAAGAGAGTCCCTAACCACAATGTGAATCTAATAAGCTTCCAGGCTGATCAGCCATATTCTACGCTAAACACCAGTCAGAGAACCCCGGCGGATGAGCTGCTGTCATGCAATCAGCCCTCCGGCCGCTGCAGCAAGTTGGTGGATGAGGATTCCTTCGGGGCAAGGTGCCCCAGCAGTACAGAGAGGGCAGATTCCACACCAAGTCCAGAGGAGAGGGTCAGGGTGCACAAGGAATCCTTTGCCACACCGTTCTGGAAACCCAAGATCTCCTTTGTGAGCGACCCGGGGACACAGGGCCTGCTCGGAAAGGAAAAGATGCTGGAGCCAGCGGGCACCCAGGAGGACCAGTACACCCTGAAGAAGGGCAAGCCCCAGACGTCTTGGCTGATCGAGGAGGAGATCCGGAATGCTCTGCAGAGggaacaggagctgcaggagcagcggAGACACAGGCTGCTGACTGACAGCTTCTCTCCAGCCACCGATGACGGCTCTGCCTGGGAGAAGGGCTTCCGGTCTCAGCTTTCATCTCAGAGTTCag CCGCCTCGGGCATCGCTGACAGCTACTGGGTGACTGAATCACCCGTCTCTGTTCCTGCCTCGCACCAGTCAGGGACGCCGGGGTCAGCCTCTCCACCTAACGTGCCCAGTCCTTATCAGGGCTACACGGGCAGACACGCCTCTGAAACAGCCCATGACGGTCCCACGGGGCCCCCGCGGGATGAGAAGAAGAAGATGAAGCTGAAAGAAGACAGGAAG TATGCAAGCATTGAAGCAAGCGATGACGTCAACGCAGAG aTTTTAGAAAGCACCAGAGTGACACGCCACAAGAATGCCATGGCCAAACGCTGGGAATCAGGACAGTTCTTCAACAAAGAGAATGCCTGA
- the MISP gene encoding mitotic interactor and substrate of PLK1 isoform X1, giving the protein MFKYTPPWQVLCSTLEPRAQGQQNVFHAEGLQVYEEPVINPTGEPQLRVQEDASEELIEESPQEMDRVTRNLIFHIPHTTPEYNTHQGSSSAELRAESSDDVFAPYSQGKAENGHDWRPGCLPEDRSELATNSLDAGRDLWTPPPDRESKLELVKSGMLYDVRAYKEERKPSKLYSDDEEELNYPLTHLDISPEKAKELEEERKEVIQSQVVRRSSTMAEKQNSTEELDSLSTGLAGRYEAKQGGSYATSFALCFDNPSPAQVRTTVDPENIDREQINFAAARQQFLTLEKTNPSLLFSPRQQVMPPKPESTQNTFEGAWHSAEAVVKMFMDYDDANAPSQREINGYDVVYKTPMAEELYAPKKAGIERDDPNGRMASLTKTSSRDDLDSGLGEMSNESSGGYVSDGSLSNEVFDTQLDFKASNQDPAKELKARNETPIEREIRLAMEREESLRKERGIQRQTSSRELVEIQTKPLLSTSLSLPSSRKVKDKGRVSFYVQREIEQETKREEDLKKEGRLLGMYDKGTQQELGERKKVFEQEGAFPAPHKTAFAKKSEDLTGTLNGKFALEQAMDGSFSPTESTTDGKRVPNHNVNLISFQADQPYSTLNTSQRTPADELLSCNQPSGRCSKLVDEDSFGARCPSSTERADSTPSPEERVRVHKESFATPFWKPKISFVSDPGTQGLLGKEKMLEPAGTQEDQYTLKKGKPQTSWLIEEEIRNALQREQELQEQRRHRLLTDSFSPATDDGSAWEKGFRSQLSSQSSAASGIADSYWVTESPVSVPASHQSGTPGSASPPNVPSPYQGYTGRHASETAHDGPTGPPRDEKKKMKLKEDRKYASIEASDDVNAEILESTRVTRHKNAMAKRWESGQFFNKENA; this is encoded by the exons ATGTTTAAATACACCCCGCCGTGGCAGGTCCTGTGTTCCACCCTGGAGCCCAGGGCACAG GGACAGCAAAACGTCTTTCATGCAGAAGGCCTTCAGGTGTATGAGGAACCCGTGATTAACCCCACTGGTGAACCGCAGCTCAGAGTCCAGGAAGACGCTTCTGAAGAGTTGATTGAGGAATCGCCCCAGGAAATGGACAGAGTCACCAGAAACCTGATCTTCCATATCCCTCACACGACTCCTGAATACAACACTCACCAAGGCAGCTCGTCTGCAGAACTGAGAGCTGAGAGCAGCGATGACGTGTTTGCTCCTTACAGCCAGGGCAAGGCTGAAAATGGCCACGACTGGAGACCCGGCTGTCTGCCAGAAGACAGATCTGAATTAGCAACAAACTCCCTGGATGCTGGAAGGGATCTCTGGACTCCACCTCCAGACAGAGAGTCCAAGCTAGAGCTCGTGAAGTCGGGGATGTTGTATGATGTCAGGGCTTATAAAGAGGAGAGGAAGCCATCCAAGCTGTACTCGGATGATGAAGAAGAGCTGAATTACCCGCTCACCCATTTGGACATCTCTCCCGAGAAAGCAAAAGAGCTcgaggaggagaggaaagaggtcATCCAAAGCCAGGTGGTGAGGAGAAGCTCCACCATGGCTGAGAAGCAGAACTCCACAGAGGAGCTGGATTCTCTAAGCACAGGCTTAGCTGGTAGGTATGAGGCTAAGCAGGGAGGAAGCTATGCCACCAGCTTTGCCCTTTGCTTTGATAACCCTTCCCCGGCTCAAGTGAGGACGACCGTCGACCCTGAAAACATAGACAGGGAGCAGATCAACTTTGCCGCTGCCCGGCAACAGTTCCTCACGCTGGAAAAGACTAACCCAAGCTTGCTCTTCAGCCCGAGGCAGCAAGTTATGCCTCCAAAGCCAGAATCAACTCAGAACACCTTTGAGGGAGCGTGGCACAGCGCTGAGGCTGTAGTAAAGATGTTTATGGACTATGACGATGCCAATGCACCCAGCCAGAGAGAGATCAACGGGTATGATGTGGTGTACAAGACACCCATGGCTGAGGAGCTGTATGCTCCCAAAAAGGCTGGCATAGAAAGGGACGATCCCAACGGGAGAATGGCCAGCTTGACCAAAACCTCTTCCAGAGATGACCTGGACTCCGGCTTGGGTGAAATGTCCAATGAGTCCAGCGGGGGTTACGTTAGCGATGGAAGCCTGTCCAATGAGGTCTTCGACACTCAGCTGGATTTCAAAGCCAGCAACCAGGATCCTGCCAAAGAGCTGAAGGCCAGGAATGAGACGCCCATAGAACGGGAAATCCGCTTGGCAATGGAGAGGGAGGAAAGCCTACGGAAAGAGAGAGGGATCCAGAGACAGACCAGCAGCCGTGAGCTGGTGGAAATCCAGACCAAGCCCCTCCTCTCCACGTCTCTCTCTTTACCTTCCTCCAGGAAAGTGAAAGACAAAGGCCGTGTTTCCTTCTACGTCCAGAGGGAGATCGAGCAGGAAACCAAGCGGGAAGAAGATCTGAAGAAGGAAGGGAGGCTACTGGGGATGTATGATAAGGGGACGCAGCAGGAACTGGGGGAGCGCAAGAAAGTGTTTGAGCAGGAGGGTGCCTTCCCGGCCCCACACAAAACAGCGTTTGCAAAGAAATCAGAGGACCTAACGGGGACCCTGAATGGCAAATTTGCACTAGAGCAAGCCATGGATGGCAGCTTCAGCCCCACGGAGAGCACCACAGATGGAAAGAGAGTCCCTAACCACAATGTGAATCTAATAAGCTTCCAGGCTGATCAGCCATATTCTACGCTAAACACCAGTCAGAGAACCCCGGCGGATGAGCTGCTGTCATGCAATCAGCCCTCCGGCCGCTGCAGCAAGTTGGTGGATGAGGATTCCTTCGGGGCAAGGTGCCCCAGCAGTACAGAGAGGGCAGATTCCACACCAAGTCCAGAGGAGAGGGTCAGGGTGCACAAGGAATCCTTTGCCACACCGTTCTGGAAACCCAAGATCTCCTTTGTGAGCGACCCGGGGACACAGGGCCTGCTCGGAAAGGAAAAGATGCTGGAGCCAGCGGGCACCCAGGAGGACCAGTACACCCTGAAGAAGGGCAAGCCCCAGACGTCTTGGCTGATCGAGGAGGAGATCCGGAATGCTCTGCAGAGggaacaggagctgcaggagcagcggAGACACAGGCTGCTGACTGACAGCTTCTCTCCAGCCACCGATGACGGCTCTGCCTGGGAGAAGGGCTTCCGGTCTCAGCTTTCATCTCAGAGTTCag CCGCCTCGGGCATCGCTGACAGCTACTGGGTGACTGAATCACCCGTCTCTGTTCCTGCCTCGCACCAGTCAGGGACGCCGGGGTCAGCCTCTCCACCTAACGTGCCCAGTCCTTATCAGGGCTACACGGGCAGACACGCCTCTGAAACAGCCCATGACGGTCCCACGGGGCCCCCGCGGGATGAGAAGAAGAAGATGAAGCTGAAAGAAGACAGGAAG TATGCAAGCATTGAAGCAAGCGATGACGTCAACGCAGAG aTTTTAGAAAGCACCAGAGTGACACGCCACAAGAATGCCATGGCCAAACGCTGGGAATCAGGACAGTTCTTCAACAAAGAGAATGCCTGA